A single genomic interval of Cellvibrio sp. PSBB023 harbors:
- a CDS encoding glycoside hydrolase family 9 protein, with amino-acid sequence MRTISTISLLICCLANVSCGGGGGSGSSPKPPSSAAVSSSVATTSSQSSSPASSSAATSSAAISQALIKINQIGFKPNSQKWAVIPAVAATTFRVINKSDNSTALTGNLSAAATWVPAQESVKLADFSAITTAGSYELQVDGVEKAAEFTVSDNAYEALNAGAVKAFYFNRASTELLEAHAGVYKRAAGHMGDKVYIHASAKSALRPEGSVIAAPKGWYDAGDYNLYVVNSGISTYTLLAAYESFGDYFKHQHLNIPESDDDVPDLLNEIRWNLEWMLAMQDPNDGGVYHKLTSKNFSGFVMPANDISDRYVVQKTTAAALNFAATLAAASRVYAGYETQFPGFSATLLTAAKTAYDWAKANPRIYYTQPADISTGTYGDGDVSDEFMWAAAELYITTKIDSYYTDVNLANLTPDVPWWGGVKTLGLFSLARHSAELTAVAETAIIKTKLDNLATTIVNKGSSSAYGVAISTGDFNWGSNSGILNHAWVLLEAYQRDKSKTAYLNAAQSLLDYVVGRNPTDYSFVTGFGKKTPQNIHHRPSGADGIPGAIPGFLAGGANAGQEDKSSCSKPYPSTLAAKSYLDEECSYASNEIAINWNAPLVYVSAALQVLTE; translated from the coding sequence ATGAGAACAATAAGTACCATCAGCCTGCTCATCTGCTGTCTGGCAAATGTTTCCTGTGGTGGAGGCGGGGGTAGCGGAAGCAGCCCCAAACCACCATCAAGTGCTGCCGTTAGTTCTTCCGTTGCCACGACAAGCAGTCAATCCAGTAGCCCTGCTAGCAGTAGTGCCGCTACGAGCAGTGCGGCTATTAGTCAGGCATTAATTAAAATCAATCAGATAGGCTTTAAACCCAATTCACAGAAATGGGCTGTCATCCCCGCCGTAGCAGCGACCACTTTTCGCGTCATAAACAAGAGCGATAACAGCACCGCGCTTACCGGTAATCTCAGTGCGGCAGCAACCTGGGTTCCTGCACAGGAATCAGTAAAGCTTGCTGATTTTTCCGCGATCACTACCGCAGGCAGTTATGAGCTTCAAGTGGATGGTGTGGAAAAAGCCGCTGAATTTACTGTATCGGACAATGCTTATGAGGCACTTAATGCTGGAGCAGTAAAAGCGTTTTATTTTAATCGCGCATCCACCGAGCTCCTCGAAGCGCATGCGGGTGTATACAAACGCGCGGCGGGGCACATGGGCGATAAAGTGTACATCCACGCAAGTGCAAAAAGTGCTTTACGCCCCGAGGGCTCCGTCATCGCTGCACCTAAAGGTTGGTACGATGCCGGTGATTACAATCTCTACGTTGTTAACTCCGGCATATCCACTTACACACTACTCGCCGCTTATGAAAGTTTTGGTGATTATTTTAAACACCAACATCTCAATATTCCCGAAAGCGATGATGATGTGCCTGATTTATTGAATGAGATACGCTGGAACCTTGAGTGGATGCTGGCCATGCAAGACCCGAATGATGGCGGTGTGTATCATAAACTCACCAGTAAAAACTTTAGCGGTTTTGTGATGCCCGCGAACGATATTTCAGATCGTTATGTTGTGCAAAAAACCACAGCAGCCGCTTTGAATTTTGCGGCAACTCTGGCGGCCGCGAGCCGTGTCTATGCAGGCTATGAAACGCAATTTCCCGGATTTTCTGCAACCCTGTTAACTGCCGCTAAAACAGCTTACGACTGGGCAAAAGCAAACCCGCGCATTTATTACACGCAACCTGCAGACATATCGACAGGCACTTACGGCGATGGTGATGTGAGCGACGAATTTATGTGGGCCGCTGCAGAGTTATACATAACCACAAAAATCGATAGCTACTACACCGATGTAAACCTGGCCAACCTGACACCCGATGTTCCTTGGTGGGGCGGCGTAAAAACCTTGGGGCTGTTTTCACTTGCACGCCACAGTGCAGAGCTGACGGCAGTTGCAGAGACGGCAATCATCAAGACAAAACTGGACAACCTTGCAACCACGATTGTCAATAAAGGTTCAAGTTCGGCTTATGGTGTTGCCATCAGTACGGGTGATTTTAATTGGGGCAGCAATTCCGGTATTTTGAATCACGCTTGGGTATTACTTGAAGCCTATCAACGCGACAAATCAAAAACGGCTTACTTGAATGCGGCGCAATCCTTGCTGGATTATGTAGTGGGAAGAAACCCGACAGACTATTCATTTGTTACAGGATTTGGCAAAAAAACACCGCAGAATATTCATCATCGCCCTTCCGGTGCAGATGGCATCCCCGGTGCAATTCCCGGTTTTCTGGCGGGCGGTGCCAATGCAGGTCAAGAGGATAAGTCCAGTTGCAGCAAGCCCTACCCTTCAACACTGGCTGCAAAATCCTATCTGGATGAAGAGTGTAGTTACGCCAGTAATGAAATTGCGATTAACTGGAATGCGCCCTTGGTTTATGTATCCGCAGCATTGCAGGTACTCACTGAATAA
- the argS gene encoding arginine--tRNA ligase → MNIRELLNQKVLNAMAAVGVPADLPALIAPGKKAGFGDYQANCAMGAAKAMGTNPRELAAKIVAALDLAGIAEKVEIAGPGFINIDLKPEWLGEQIAKAQSDARLQVEQVSNPQNVVIDYSGPNLAKEMHVGHLRSTIIGDSLARLLEFQGHNVIRQNHVGDWGTQFGMLIAELEEQLGAKGDEAMALKDLEVFYQQAKKHFDGDEAFANKAREYVVRLQSGDAQMLKLWEQFKTISLHHSTEIYQQLNVTLKDTDVRGESFYNNDLAPVVKELQDQGLAVESDGAQVVFLQELADKEGNPSPMIIQKQGGGFLYATTDLAALRYRVNTLKANRIMYFIDARQSLHMQQVFTLSRKAKFVDESVSLEHLAFGTMMGSDGKPFKTRTGGTVKLAELLTEAVERAGALVSEKNPDLSADEIAEISRKVGIGSVKYADLCKTRTNDYIFSWESMLSFEGNTAPYLQYAYTRVQSIFRKAGVAPESLTNAIIIGTEQEKTLAIKLLQFSEVLDQVAREAMPHLLCTYLYEIASLYMTFYEACPILKDGIEPDVRDSRLRLCHLVAKTIEQGLELLGIEVMERM, encoded by the coding sequence ATGAATATCCGCGAATTACTGAACCAAAAAGTCCTCAATGCCATGGCCGCCGTGGGTGTACCCGCTGACCTGCCCGCTCTGATTGCCCCCGGTAAAAAAGCCGGTTTTGGCGATTACCAAGCCAACTGCGCCATGGGCGCTGCTAAAGCCATGGGCACCAACCCACGCGAGTTGGCCGCTAAAATTGTCGCCGCATTGGATCTGGCCGGCATCGCTGAAAAAGTAGAAATCGCCGGCCCCGGTTTTATCAATATCGACCTCAAGCCCGAATGGTTGGGTGAGCAAATCGCCAAAGCGCAGAGCGATGCGCGCCTGCAGGTTGAGCAAGTTTCCAACCCGCAAAATGTGGTGATCGACTACTCTGGCCCAAACCTCGCCAAAGAAATGCATGTCGGCCATTTGCGCTCCACCATTATTGGTGACTCCCTCGCTCGCCTGCTGGAATTTCAAGGTCACAATGTTATTCGCCAAAACCACGTGGGCGACTGGGGCACACAATTCGGTATGTTGATTGCCGAATTGGAAGAACAATTGGGAGCCAAAGGCGACGAAGCTATGGCACTCAAAGATTTGGAAGTGTTTTACCAGCAAGCCAAAAAACATTTTGATGGCGACGAAGCCTTTGCCAATAAAGCGCGCGAATATGTTGTGCGCTTGCAATCCGGCGATGCACAAATGTTAAAACTCTGGGAACAATTTAAAACCATTTCCCTGCATCACAGCACTGAAATTTACCAACAGCTCAACGTCACGCTCAAAGACACTGATGTGCGCGGCGAAAGTTTTTACAACAACGATCTCGCGCCCGTTGTAAAAGAACTGCAAGACCAAGGCCTCGCCGTAGAAAGCGACGGCGCGCAAGTCGTATTCCTGCAAGAACTCGCCGACAAAGAAGGCAATCCATCGCCAATGATTATCCAAAAGCAAGGCGGCGGATTTTTGTATGCCACTACCGACTTGGCTGCACTGCGTTATCGCGTGAACACATTAAAAGCCAATCGCATTATGTATTTTATTGATGCGCGCCAATCGCTGCATATGCAACAAGTGTTTACCCTTTCACGCAAAGCAAAATTTGTCGATGAATCCGTAAGCCTTGAGCATTTGGCGTTCGGCACCATGATGGGCAGCGATGGAAAACCCTTCAAAACCCGCACCGGTGGCACCGTTAAACTCGCCGAGTTATTAACCGAAGCCGTTGAACGCGCAGGCGCATTGGTAAGTGAAAAAAATCCCGATTTGTCTGCTGATGAAATCGCGGAAATTTCACGCAAGGTAGGCATCGGCTCAGTGAAATACGCTGACCTGTGTAAAACCCGCACGAACGATTACATATTCAGCTGGGAATCCATGCTCAGCTTTGAAGGCAACACTGCGCCTTACCTGCAATACGCTTACACCCGCGTGCAAAGTATTTTCCGCAAAGCCGGAGTGGCTCCTGAATCACTCACTAATGCGATTATTATTGGCACAGAGCAGGAAAAAACGCTGGCGATTAAGTTGCTGCAATTTAGCGAAGTATTGGATCAAGTCGCCCGCGAAGCCATGCCGCATTTGCTGTGTACTTATTTGTATGAAATCGCCAGCCTCTACATGACCTTCTACGAAGCTTGCCCGATTCTGAAAGATGGCATAGAACCTGACGTGCGCGATAGCCGTTTGCGCTTGTGTCATTTGGTGGCGAAAACGATTGAACAGGGGTTGGAATTATTGGGGATTGAGGTGATGGAGAGGATGTAA
- a CDS encoding SDR family oxidoreductase: MSTPFNFKHKNVLVVGGTSGINRGIAETFARAGARVAVISRSQEKVDATVQSLTECGAASARGFAADVREAEAIKTGIDAIAADWGKLDVVVSGAAGNFPALAMGMSPNGFRSVIEIDLLGTFHVMQAIYPHLQKPGASIINISAPQADIPMAGQSHVCAAKAGVDMITRTLCLEWGAEGVRINSIIPGPIDNTEGMKRLAPNEKIRAAVVKSVPLQRMGSTDDIANACLFLASDFASYISGAVIPVDGGWAQGGAAMVGAGLAEMLKAR; the protein is encoded by the coding sequence ATGAGTACGCCCTTTAATTTCAAACATAAAAATGTCCTTGTTGTCGGTGGCACCAGCGGCATTAATCGCGGTATTGCAGAAACCTTTGCCAGGGCGGGTGCACGCGTTGCGGTCATCAGCCGCTCCCAGGAAAAAGTGGATGCTACGGTTCAATCATTAACGGAGTGCGGCGCCGCAAGTGCTCGGGGTTTTGCGGCGGATGTGCGCGAAGCAGAGGCAATCAAAACCGGTATTGATGCCATCGCCGCTGATTGGGGTAAGTTGGATGTTGTGGTTTCAGGTGCAGCGGGAAATTTCCCTGCATTGGCGATGGGTATGTCGCCCAATGGTTTTCGCTCGGTGATTGAAATCGACCTGCTCGGCACCTTCCATGTGATGCAGGCCATTTACCCGCACCTGCAAAAACCGGGAGCATCCATTATTAATATTTCTGCGCCCCAGGCAGACATTCCCATGGCGGGCCAAAGCCATGTGTGCGCCGCTAAGGCCGGGGTGGATATGATTACTCGCACCCTGTGTTTGGAGTGGGGTGCAGAGGGCGTTCGCATTAACTCTATTATTCCCGGCCCGATTGATAATACGGAAGGTATGAAGCGCTTGGCACCGAATGAAAAAATTCGCGCTGCTGTGGTGAAATCTGTTCCTCTGCAGCGCATGGGCAGCACTGACGATATTGCCAATGCCTGTTTGTTTCTCGCGTCTGATTTTGCCAGTTACATCAGCGGCGCCGTTATCCCCGTGGATGGTGGATGGGCACAAGGCGGCGCCGCCATGGTGGGTGCAGGTTTGGCAGAGATGCTAAAAGCGCGCTGA
- a CDS encoding alpha-L-arabinofuranosidase C-terminal domain-containing protein, protein MRYSIKKLIQTSLGVALYSLITHTASGADPLKLDVNLTPIAKIQPTMYGIFFEDINFAADGGLYAELVKNRSFEFEQPLMGWSQPATDPYSTNDDSGIANTLNFAENTTNKNVLRVNVFNDKNYSLVNEGFRGMGILKGETYRLSFYAANPEGTIKRVVAQLVDAKGKVIASTAIPTTHKDWHKYSQTLVATATEEKASLKITFEGKGTLDMDMISLFPKNTWKGRENGLRKDLVQLLADLKPGFLRFPGGCIIEGRTLAQRYQWKNTLGQLDNRPTMISRWNTEFKHKLTPDYFQSFGLGFYEYFQLAEDLGAEPIPVLNCGIACQFNSGELVPVSELDPYIQDAIDLIEFANGTTQSPWGKVRADMGHPEPFNMKYIGIGNEQWGPQYIERFKVFQKVLKEKHPEIILISGSGPFADGQMFDYAHRELKKLNAEIIDEHYYRDIAWFKNNATRYDNYDRNGPKIFAGEYAAQSVAVVSPENKNSWETALAEAAFITGLERNADVVQLTSYAPLMAHTDAWQWSPNMIWFNNLQVLATANYQVQQLFSTHKGSELVSITHAGKPLTGQNGLYASAATDQPENALLIKLVNTDADARHIQFTVPAPVKKSIATITYLGAKHLLSENSFASPDQIKPEIHRQGFKNNTLTYTAPPHSVSVISIPLNH, encoded by the coding sequence ATGAGATACTCAATCAAAAAACTTATCCAGACGAGTCTGGGTGTTGCCCTTTATTCACTTATTACACACACCGCTTCAGGGGCTGATCCCCTCAAACTGGATGTGAACCTCACGCCAATCGCCAAGATCCAACCCACCATGTACGGTATTTTCTTTGAAGATATCAATTTCGCAGCAGACGGTGGCTTGTATGCGGAGCTGGTCAAGAACCGTTCGTTTGAATTCGAGCAGCCGTTAATGGGTTGGTCGCAACCCGCAACAGATCCCTACTCTACTAACGATGATTCCGGTATTGCCAATACGCTTAATTTTGCTGAAAACACAACCAATAAAAATGTACTGCGCGTAAACGTGTTCAACGATAAAAACTACAGTCTGGTAAATGAAGGCTTCCGCGGCATGGGCATTCTCAAAGGCGAAACCTACCGCCTTTCATTTTATGCAGCCAATCCCGAGGGGACAATCAAGCGCGTAGTAGCTCAGTTGGTTGATGCCAAGGGCAAGGTTATTGCCAGCACTGCCATACCGACTACACACAAAGATTGGCATAAATACAGCCAAACCCTGGTCGCTACTGCAACCGAAGAAAAAGCCAGCCTGAAAATTACCTTTGAGGGTAAGGGAACACTGGATATGGACATGATATCCCTGTTTCCTAAAAACACATGGAAAGGGCGCGAAAACGGTTTACGGAAAGATTTGGTGCAATTACTGGCTGACCTGAAACCAGGTTTTTTGCGCTTTCCTGGCGGTTGCATTATTGAGGGAAGAACTCTGGCCCAGCGTTACCAGTGGAAGAATACACTGGGACAACTGGATAACCGCCCTACCATGATCAGCCGGTGGAACACTGAATTCAAACACAAGCTGACACCCGATTACTTCCAAAGCTTTGGTCTCGGCTTTTATGAATACTTTCAACTCGCAGAAGATTTAGGAGCAGAGCCAATACCTGTGCTCAACTGCGGTATTGCTTGCCAATTTAATAGCGGTGAGCTGGTGCCGGTTTCCGAACTGGACCCTTATATTCAGGATGCTATTGACCTGATCGAATTTGCCAATGGAACTACCCAATCCCCTTGGGGCAAAGTGCGTGCCGACATGGGTCATCCAGAACCCTTTAATATGAAATACATTGGTATTGGCAACGAACAATGGGGCCCTCAATACATTGAGCGATTCAAAGTGTTCCAAAAAGTATTAAAGGAAAAGCACCCGGAGATCATTTTAATTTCCGGTTCAGGCCCTTTCGCCGATGGACAGATGTTTGATTACGCCCATCGCGAACTTAAAAAGCTAAACGCCGAAATTATCGATGAACATTATTATCGGGATATCGCCTGGTTCAAAAACAACGCGACACGTTACGATAATTATGATCGTAATGGACCTAAAATTTTTGCAGGAGAATATGCCGCGCAAAGTGTTGCCGTGGTTAGCCCGGAGAATAAAAACTCCTGGGAAACTGCATTGGCCGAAGCCGCATTTATAACAGGGTTGGAACGCAATGCCGATGTGGTTCAGCTGACATCTTATGCACCCTTAATGGCTCATACGGATGCGTGGCAATGGTCACCCAACATGATTTGGTTTAATAATTTACAGGTATTAGCTACGGCTAATTATCAGGTACAACAATTATTTTCCACCCATAAAGGCAGCGAATTAGTGAGTATTACCCACGCAGGAAAGCCCCTGACAGGACAAAATGGTTTGTACGCATCTGCAGCTACCGACCAACCAGAAAATGCGCTGCTGATTAAACTGGTAAATACTGACGCTGATGCCCGTCATATCCAGTTTACTGTACCTGCACCGGTGAAAAAATCTATCGCTACTATCACTTATCTGGGAGCAAAGCACTTGCTCTCGGAAAATAGTTTTGCATCACCGGATCAGATCAAACCTGAAATACATCGGCAGGGGTTTAAAAACAATACACTCACCTACACAGCACCACCGCATTCCGTTTCGGTCATTAGCATTCCTCTTAACCACTAA
- a CDS encoding enoyl-CoA hydratase: MTTSPFPQSPSPQIVAQLDQRILTLSFNRPERKNALTLAMYSALAELITQGDSDAQVRVIVLTGSDEFFTAGNDLMDFMNEPNIHPNHPVVRFIDALRHCKKPVVAVVRGHAVGIGTTMLLHCDLVYVAEDARLQMPFVNLGLCPEYASSYLVPRLVGQQKAAELLLLGEPFSGVDAETMGIATKAVPWDELTEYARAKIARLAQQPPGAVQRSKALLRASTLSAVEASLKAEYAGFAEGLASDECKESVTAFFEKRAPDFSRF; encoded by the coding sequence ATGACAACCAGCCCCTTCCCCCAGAGCCCCAGCCCACAGATTGTTGCCCAGCTTGACCAGCGTATTTTGACCCTTAGCTTCAATCGCCCCGAGCGCAAGAATGCGTTGACCCTGGCGATGTATAGCGCGTTGGCAGAGCTGATCACCCAGGGCGATAGCGACGCGCAGGTGCGTGTGATTGTGCTGACCGGCAGCGATGAGTTTTTTACCGCTGGCAATGACTTGATGGATTTTATGAATGAACCAAACATTCACCCCAATCACCCGGTGGTACGTTTTATCGACGCCCTGCGTCACTGTAAAAAACCGGTGGTTGCGGTGGTGCGCGGCCATGCGGTGGGGATTGGTACGACTATGTTGCTGCATTGTGATTTGGTGTATGTCGCCGAGGATGCGCGCCTGCAAATGCCCTTTGTGAATTTGGGGCTGTGCCCTGAATACGCCAGCAGCTATCTCGTTCCGCGTTTGGTCGGGCAACAAAAAGCGGCGGAATTATTGCTGCTGGGTGAACCCTTTAGTGGTGTGGATGCCGAAACCATGGGTATTGCTACTAAAGCGGTTCCCTGGGATGAACTGACGGAATACGCTCGCGCCAAAATTGCACGCCTCGCACAGCAGCCACCGGGGGCGGTACAGCGCAGTAAAGCATTATTGCGTGCGAGTACCTTGTCGGCGGTGGAGGCATCGCTCAAGGCGGAATATGCCGGTTTTGCTGAGGGATTGGCCTCGGACGAGTGTAAAGAATCAGTCACCGCTTTTTTTGAAAAGCGTGCACCGGATTTTTCTCGTTTTTAA
- a CDS encoding DUF6502 family protein codes for MTTPKDTALSACRQLMEPIIGILLRNGVTHKDLALICKQLYVQVATDEFGIRGRDTNLSRVAMLTGIDRKEVARIKEAMHSNEQSEQSQQHQDRLTRLLSAWHQDPDFCTPDHQPKPLDIDGEQQSFALLVRRYGGDFPASALLKELKRVGVVEPLADDKVIATKRYFVPAQSDPAALLRAGSVLQDIGNTLHHNIYKANSEKLPARATSSQRAQHALRFERRASNSRMPLDTALAFQQFVEQQGQTFLEQVDAWLSEHEQSDLPPETPHWRLGVGTYLFSNLIEPETPAEGDHSDGGEQ; via the coding sequence ATGACTACACCTAAAGACACAGCCTTATCCGCCTGTCGGCAACTCATGGAGCCGATCATCGGGATACTGCTGCGCAACGGTGTAACTCACAAAGACCTCGCATTAATTTGCAAACAGCTTTATGTGCAAGTCGCCACCGACGAATTTGGTATTCGCGGGCGCGACACCAACCTCTCCCGCGTTGCTATGCTCACGGGTATTGATCGCAAAGAAGTCGCACGCATCAAAGAAGCCATGCACAGCAATGAGCAAAGTGAACAGAGCCAACAGCATCAGGATCGCCTGACGCGTCTGTTGTCGGCCTGGCATCAGGACCCGGATTTTTGTACGCCGGATCATCAACCCAAACCACTGGATATCGATGGCGAACAGCAGAGCTTTGCCCTGTTGGTACGCCGTTATGGTGGTGATTTTCCTGCCAGTGCGCTGCTCAAAGAATTAAAACGAGTGGGTGTGGTCGAACCCCTGGCTGATGACAAGGTCATCGCCACCAAACGTTATTTTGTGCCGGCGCAATCAGATCCGGCAGCACTGCTCCGCGCAGGCAGCGTGTTACAGGATATTGGCAACACCTTGCATCACAACATTTATAAAGCCAACAGCGAAAAACTCCCGGCAAGGGCAACATCCTCACAGCGCGCGCAACACGCACTGCGCTTTGAGCGGCGCGCCAGCAATAGCCGTATGCCGTTGGATACCGCACTGGCGTTCCAACAGTTTGTCGAACAGCAAGGCCAGACCTTTTTGGAGCAGGTTGATGCCTGGCTCAGCGAACATGAACAGAGTGACCTGCCACCAGAAACGCCCCATTGGCGACTGGGTGTGGGCACCTACTTATTCAGTAATCTCATCGAACCCGAAACGCCAGCAGAAGGCGATCATAGCGATGGTGGAGAGCAGTAA
- a CDS encoding DUF5666 domain-containing protein — protein MTRLSLPFLAAITMALLSGCGGSGGAQTAGIDGSGAPVASTNSNGAINGFGSVIVNGVKYESDKAQILINGQLATEDDLRVGYQVSVSGTITDGKTTAEKIEFVPTLVGEITAIEPNNKLLVVLGKTVHITNDTLFDAAIKPASLAGLTVGQRILVSGAVAADGSISATRIELSSSETLQLTGLVANLTGNSFNLGDTNVVYSGAQLINLDGNRFTNGARVTAIGVMGNNQLQATLVIGLNKTLPRNLDKADIEGFVTRYASATDFDVAGISATTTNQTRLENGSLSDLRLGATVEIEGSVNANGVLVASKLEFEQVSNNKISGTVTGINLVTTTGIISGTLEVDGVVITTTTQTRYEDKKLDLKRFNLSSLLQGDQVEVTGYSTATGFVATKIEREEADDNDDNTREFEGVISAVGPDYFMLFGRKIFTTPETIITRGDDNLLSLTAFYLIALNQQIEVRGYQLNGEFYATEIELDDEDQDDDD, from the coding sequence ATGACCCGATTATCACTTCCCTTTTTGGCCGCCATCACCATGGCATTGCTGTCAGGTTGCGGTGGCTCTGGCGGTGCGCAAACCGCCGGTATTGATGGCAGCGGCGCGCCGGTGGCAAGCACTAACAGCAATGGCGCCATCAACGGTTTTGGCAGTGTGATTGTCAACGGCGTGAAATATGAATCGGACAAGGCACAGATATTGATCAATGGCCAATTAGCTACCGAAGATGACCTGCGGGTCGGCTATCAGGTCAGTGTCAGCGGCACCATTACCGACGGCAAAACCACAGCCGAGAAAATTGAATTTGTGCCCACGCTGGTCGGTGAAATCACCGCCATAGAGCCGAACAATAAATTGCTGGTCGTACTGGGTAAAACCGTTCACATCACCAACGACACCCTGTTTGATGCCGCGATCAAACCCGCATCGCTTGCTGGCCTCACAGTGGGGCAGCGCATTTTGGTGAGCGGTGCCGTGGCGGCCGATGGCAGCATCAGCGCAACCCGTATTGAGCTGTCCAGCAGCGAAACACTGCAACTCACCGGGCTTGTGGCTAACTTGACCGGCAACAGTTTTAACCTGGGCGACACCAACGTTGTGTACAGCGGCGCCCAGCTCATTAATCTGGATGGCAATCGTTTTACCAACGGCGCGCGCGTTACCGCTATCGGGGTGATGGGCAACAACCAATTGCAAGCAACACTGGTCATCGGCCTGAATAAAACCCTGCCGCGCAATCTGGACAAGGCGGACATAGAAGGTTTTGTGACTCGCTATGCCTCAGCCACTGATTTCGATGTGGCCGGTATTAGCGCCACCACCACCAACCAAACACGCCTTGAAAATGGTTCGCTCAGCGATTTGCGCTTGGGCGCCACAGTAGAAATTGAAGGCAGCGTGAATGCCAATGGTGTTTTGGTCGCCAGCAAACTGGAATTTGAGCAGGTGAGTAACAACAAAATCAGCGGCACCGTCACCGGGATTAATCTCGTCACTACGACGGGTATTATCAGCGGCACCCTGGAGGTGGATGGCGTTGTCATAACCACCACCACACAAACGCGCTATGAAGATAAAAAGCTCGACTTGAAACGCTTTAACCTCAGCAGTTTACTGCAGGGAGATCAGGTAGAAGTGACTGGCTACTCCACCGCCACGGGCTTTGTCGCTACCAAAATTGAACGTGAAGAAGCCGATGATAATGACGATAACACCCGCGAATTTGAAGGTGTCATCAGTGCGGTAGGGCCAGATTATTTTATGCTGTTTGGCCGCAAAATTTTCACCACGCCAGAAACCATTATCACTCGTGGCGACGACAACCTGCTGTCACTCACCGCCTTTTACTTGATTGCGCTGAATCAACAAATTGAAGTTCGCGGCTATCAACTCAATGGCGAATTTTATGCGACGGAAATCGAACTGGATGATGAGGATCAGGATGACGATGACTAA
- a CDS encoding AraC family transcriptional regulator — translation MFNIHDLVLALFAGECFLIALILMWGLAHKHLRQRLLMVLALLNGMIATNVLIQYGAGLRTKAFDFSPDLFFLFAFASFLQGPVLFWYTLSLLKPSFELGKKAMWHLIPTLLTPPYLYFLYYRHSTELKRKLALDFEMLAPFPGNFNWFITLQKFITLGYGFYCVYLLSRKTRSAQHPTRSAQKADMQWLKLLLGSFLFVWIWSLVIHLSGFTRFYTYTFGDTMGIITNYLACGLLNGLLVYKLLHTNTSHTPYTTDSAEEPARDPLRPDYIEKVIKAMDEDKLFLNSRLTLEDFSTRIGVPSRQVSAIINRHLNQNFHEFVNKHRVDEAKRILGDLTNQQQNVMEIATTVGFNSKPAFNRFFKKFTGLTPSEYRDQTTRSLS, via the coding sequence ATGTTCAATATCCATGATTTGGTATTAGCACTCTTTGCCGGGGAATGCTTTCTGATTGCATTAATTCTGATGTGGGGGCTCGCTCACAAGCACCTGAGACAACGGCTGCTAATGGTGCTTGCGCTGCTCAATGGCATGATCGCCACCAATGTATTAATCCAGTATGGCGCAGGCTTGCGCACAAAAGCATTTGATTTCTCACCAGACCTGTTCTTTTTATTTGCCTTTGCCAGCTTCTTACAAGGCCCGGTGTTATTTTGGTACACCCTATCGCTTCTTAAACCAAGCTTCGAGTTGGGTAAAAAAGCCATGTGGCATTTGATTCCAACCCTACTGACACCACCTTACCTTTACTTTCTTTACTACCGTCATTCCACTGAACTTAAACGCAAACTGGCATTGGACTTTGAAATGCTCGCGCCTTTTCCGGGCAACTTTAATTGGTTCATCACCCTGCAAAAGTTTATTACCCTTGGCTACGGCTTTTACTGTGTCTATTTATTGAGCAGAAAAACCCGTTCAGCACAACACCCGACACGCAGTGCGCAAAAGGCTGATATGCAATGGCTGAAGTTGTTGCTAGGCAGTTTCCTGTTTGTATGGATATGGTCACTGGTTATTCATTTATCCGGTTTTACGCGTTTTTACACTTATACCTTTGGCGATACCATGGGCATTATTACCAATTACCTTGCCTGCGGTTTGCTCAATGGCCTATTGGTTTACAAGCTGCTGCACACCAATACTTCACACACGCCTTACACTACCGATTCAGCAGAGGAGCCAGCACGCGATCCCCTGCGGCCCGACTATATTGAAAAAGTGATCAAGGCGATGGATGAAGACAAGCTTTTTCTGAATTCGCGTCTCACCCTGGAAGACTTCTCAACACGGATTGGCGTTCCCAGTCGTCAGGTATCCGCGATTATTAACCGTCACCTGAATCAAAATTTTCATGAGTTTGTTAACAAGCACCGTGTTGACGAAGCTAAACGTATCCTCGGTGATCTGACTAACCAACAACAAAATGTTATGGAGATTGCAACCACGGTTGGCTTTAACAGCAAACCGGCATTTAACCGGTTCTTCAAGAAGTTCACCGGCCTTACCCCCTCTGAATACCGCGACCAAACCACCAGAAGCCTCAGTTAA